From the Cryptomeria japonica chromosome 2, Sugi_1.0, whole genome shotgun sequence genome, one window contains:
- the LOC131041727 gene encoding type IV inositol polyphosphate 5-phosphatase 6 isoform X2, which yields MLVVHMMWPRLVANKLLGKSGCETYNTDGRDTESETEDEDNVAPLPSKTPQRPSLLSSTNSCSIPQSPQNSGKPPKSPSPSPSPSSSPCSTPTPSNKLMRMKSETLWTDYVKTEEYRVFVGTWNVAGITPPDDLDLEDWLNPTMPSDIYVIGFQEIVPLKAGNVFGSEGQAGPAKKWDALIRGTLNKTSKPQTPRSTIARSSSAPSSTFLDALNSHFFKSPISKDDIALSSNSISRSGSDSIEEELERFYEGEADDEFPSRGHHRNRPRQRFKRIASKQMVGLFISIWVRRELVRHISDPKVDCVGCGLMGCLGNKGSISVSFSLHETSFCFVCAHLASGQKEGDELHRNSHVVEILKRTIFGRPSAAKPILAHNRIIWFGDLNYRIALNDSEIRSLVEKEEWKTLLQSDQLKMELSTGHVFEGWHEGPIQFSPTYKYIPNSDQYHGTEHKAGEKRRSPACVQV from the exons ATGTTGGTTGTGCACATGATGTGGCCTCGTCTGGTTGCTAACAAATTGCTTGGCAAATCGGGGTGCGAGACTTATAATACTGATGGCAGGGACACAGAGAGCGAGACAGAAGATGAAG ATAATGTTGCACCATTGCCCTCCAAAACTCCACAGAGACCAAGTCTTTTATCGTCGACTAACTCATGCTCGATACCTCAGTCGCCGCAAAATTCAG GCAAGCCGCCAAAATCGCCATCGCcttctccttcaccttcttcatcGCCGTGCAGCACGCCCACCCCTTCAAACAAGCTGATGCGTATGAAGTCGGAAACTTTATGGACCGACTATGTAAAAACAGAGGAATACAG AGTATTTGTGGGGACATGGAATGTGGCAGGAATAACTCCGCCAGATGATTTGGATTTGGAGGACTGGCTGAATCCGACTATGCCATCAGATATATACGTGATTGG GTTTCAGGAAATCGTGCCATTGAAGGcaggaaatgtttttggttcagAAGGGCAAGCTGGGCCTGCGAAGAAATGGGATGCTTTGATACGCGGAACATTGAACAAGACATCTAAACCTCAAACCCCCAGATCTACCATAGCCAGAAGCTCCAGTGCTCCTTCTTCAACATTCCTAGATGCGCTCAATTCTCATTTTTTTAAATCCCCCATTTCCAAGGACGATATTGCCCTGTCATCAAACAGTATAAGCAGAAGCGGATCTGATTCTATTGAAGAAGAGCTGGAAAGGTTTTACGAGGGCGAGGCTGATGATGAATTCCCCTCCCGCGGCCACCACAGGAACAGACCAAGGCAGAGATTCAAACGTATTGCAAGCAAGCAAATGGTTGGCCTTTTTATCTCTATTTGGGTCAGAAGGGAGCTCGTCCGCCATATTAGTGACCCCAAAGTTGACTGTGTTGGTTGCGGTCTTATGGGCTGCCTTGGAAATAAG GGTTCGATCTCGGTGAGTTTTTCTCTTCACGAAACGAGTTTCTGCTTTGTCTGTGCGCATCTGGCGTCTGGTCAAAAGGAAGGAGACGAGCTCCACAGAAACTCTCATGTTGTGGAAATCTTGAAACGCACAATTTTCGGCCGACCTTCTGCTGCCAAACCAATTCTAGCACATAA TCGAATCATTTGGTTCGGAGACTTGAACTACAGAATTGCCCTGAATGATTCTGAGATAAGatcattggttgagaaggaggagtgGAAGACCCTACTGCAAAGCGATCAG CTTAAAATGGAACTATCCACTGGGCATGTGTTCGAAGGATGGCATGAAGGACCCATTCAATTTTCACCCACTTACAAATATATTCCCAACTCTGATCAGTACCATGGAACAGAGCACAAGGCAGGGGAAAAACGCCGTTCACCTGCATG TGTGCAGGTGTGA
- the LOC131041727 gene encoding type I inositol polyphosphate 5-phosphatase 2 isoform X1, which translates to MLVVHMMWPRLVANKLLGKSGCETYNTDGRDTESETEDEDNVAPLPSKTPQRPSLLSSTNSCSIPQSPQNSGKPPKSPSPSPSPSSSPCSTPTPSNKLMRMKSETLWTDYVKTEEYRVFVGTWNVAGITPPDDLDLEDWLNPTMPSDIYVIGFQEIVPLKAGNVFGSEGQAGPAKKWDALIRGTLNKTSKPQTPRSTIARSSSAPSSTFLDALNSHFFKSPISKDDIALSSNSISRSGSDSIEEELERFYEGEADDEFPSRGHHRNRPRQRFKRIASKQMVGLFISIWVRRELVRHISDPKVDCVGCGLMGCLGNKGSISVSFSLHETSFCFVCAHLASGQKEGDELHRNSHVVEILKRTIFGRPSAAKPILAHNRIIWFGDLNYRIALNDSEIRSLVEKEEWKTLLQSDQLKMELSTGHVFEGWHEGPIQFSPTYKYIPNSDQYHGTEHKAGEKRRSPAWCDRILWFGKGLKQVSYEKQDFRLSDHRPVKAIYLAEVEVLSNHKMKKTLGLSTKVPEMSNILTVNRHMFHGLNKINSDAIASVEQNLLPILN; encoded by the exons ATGTTGGTTGTGCACATGATGTGGCCTCGTCTGGTTGCTAACAAATTGCTTGGCAAATCGGGGTGCGAGACTTATAATACTGATGGCAGGGACACAGAGAGCGAGACAGAAGATGAAG ATAATGTTGCACCATTGCCCTCCAAAACTCCACAGAGACCAAGTCTTTTATCGTCGACTAACTCATGCTCGATACCTCAGTCGCCGCAAAATTCAG GCAAGCCGCCAAAATCGCCATCGCcttctccttcaccttcttcatcGCCGTGCAGCACGCCCACCCCTTCAAACAAGCTGATGCGTATGAAGTCGGAAACTTTATGGACCGACTATGTAAAAACAGAGGAATACAG AGTATTTGTGGGGACATGGAATGTGGCAGGAATAACTCCGCCAGATGATTTGGATTTGGAGGACTGGCTGAATCCGACTATGCCATCAGATATATACGTGATTGG GTTTCAGGAAATCGTGCCATTGAAGGcaggaaatgtttttggttcagAAGGGCAAGCTGGGCCTGCGAAGAAATGGGATGCTTTGATACGCGGAACATTGAACAAGACATCTAAACCTCAAACCCCCAGATCTACCATAGCCAGAAGCTCCAGTGCTCCTTCTTCAACATTCCTAGATGCGCTCAATTCTCATTTTTTTAAATCCCCCATTTCCAAGGACGATATTGCCCTGTCATCAAACAGTATAAGCAGAAGCGGATCTGATTCTATTGAAGAAGAGCTGGAAAGGTTTTACGAGGGCGAGGCTGATGATGAATTCCCCTCCCGCGGCCACCACAGGAACAGACCAAGGCAGAGATTCAAACGTATTGCAAGCAAGCAAATGGTTGGCCTTTTTATCTCTATTTGGGTCAGAAGGGAGCTCGTCCGCCATATTAGTGACCCCAAAGTTGACTGTGTTGGTTGCGGTCTTATGGGCTGCCTTGGAAATAAG GGTTCGATCTCGGTGAGTTTTTCTCTTCACGAAACGAGTTTCTGCTTTGTCTGTGCGCATCTGGCGTCTGGTCAAAAGGAAGGAGACGAGCTCCACAGAAACTCTCATGTTGTGGAAATCTTGAAACGCACAATTTTCGGCCGACCTTCTGCTGCCAAACCAATTCTAGCACATAA TCGAATCATTTGGTTCGGAGACTTGAACTACAGAATTGCCCTGAATGATTCTGAGATAAGatcattggttgagaaggaggagtgGAAGACCCTACTGCAAAGCGATCAG CTTAAAATGGAACTATCCACTGGGCATGTGTTCGAAGGATGGCATGAAGGACCCATTCAATTTTCACCCACTTACAAATATATTCCCAACTCTGATCAGTACCATGGAACAGAGCACAAGGCAGGGGAAAAACGCCGTTCACCTGCATG GTGTGACCGGATTCTGTGGTTTGGAAAGGGATTGAAACAAGTCTCTTATGAAAAACAAGATTTCAGACTTTCTGACCATAGACCAGTTAAAGCAATCTATTTGGCAGAAGTTGAAGTCCTCAGCAACCATAAGATGAAGAAAACCCTGGGGTTATCTACCAAAGTGCCAGAAATGTCAAATATACTCACTGTGAACCGCCAT ATGTTTCATGGCCTGAATAAGATCAACTCTGATGCTATAGCCAGTGTAGAACAAAACCTTCTACCAATTCTGAATTAG